The following proteins are encoded in a genomic region of archaeon CG10_big_fil_rev_8_21_14_0_10_43_11:
- a CDS encoding 30S ribosomal protein S2 — translation MTASTKTDEQQNVKGLLTALDDYLASGIHIGMKFKTKFMRDYIYKVREDGLAILDIQKIDERIKIAAKFLSQFEPNDIIVVGRRDNAKKPISMFSRVTGCRAVQGRYYPGTLTNPIIPSYTEAKALLIADPWIDKNAIKDAVISRVPIVGLADTNNSTQNVDLIIPCNNKGKRSLGVAFYLLAREYLKTRGDIKTDDEFKYTIDDFSEE, via the coding sequence ATGACAGCAAGCACAAAAACTGATGAACAACAGAATGTGAAGGGATTGCTTACCGCGCTTGACGATTACTTAGCATCAGGCATTCACATTGGTATGAAGTTCAAAACCAAGTTCATGCGCGATTACATTTACAAAGTTCGCGAAGATGGTCTTGCTATTCTTGACATTCAAAAAATTGATGAACGCATCAAAATCGCAGCAAAATTCTTATCACAATTCGAACCAAATGATATTATCGTGGTTGGCAGGCGTGATAATGCAAAAAAACCAATCAGTATGTTCTCACGTGTCACGGGGTGTCGCGCTGTTCAGGGGCGATACTATCCTGGAACGCTTACAAATCCTATTATTCCCTCCTACACTGAAGCAAAAGCATTGCTTATTGCAGATCCCTGGATTGACAAGAACGCAATCAAGGATGCAGTAATATCTCGCGTGCCCATTGTGGGACTTGCAGACACAAACAACTCAACCCAGAACGTTGACTTGATTATTCCCTGCAACAACAAAGGAAAACGCAGTCTTGGCGTTGCATTTTACTTGCTTGCCCGCGAATACCTAAAAACGCGCGGTGACATCAAAACAGATGACGAGTTCAAATACACCATTGATGACTTCTCAGAAGAATAA